From the genome of Chania multitudinisentens RB-25, one region includes:
- a CDS encoding YebW family protein — protein MYALVMFVCYLDGGCADIVLDVLRDEQQCLAVMQEQQLRHAGCYPIEDFIDGFWFSTDQGQNMHR, from the coding sequence ATGTACGCATTAGTGATGTTTGTTTGCTATCTGGATGGTGGCTGTGCTGACATAGTGCTCGATGTGCTGCGTGATGAGCAGCAATGCCTGGCCGTGATGCAGGAACAGCAGCTTCGCCACGCCGGATGCTACCCGATTGAAGATTTCATTGATGGTTTCTGGTTCTCTACTGACCAGGGCCAAAACATGCATCGTTAA
- the astE gene encoding succinylglutamate desuccinylase: protein MIDLLALTLAGEEPASPCGENAKLRWQWLGEGLFEICPLHGYQRAVVISAGIHGNETAPIELLNQCVGEILAGTRPLAVRLLVVLGNPPAMRAGKRYLTSDMNRMFGGRYAQFEPSGETARAQQLEQAISAFFAGESAARFHFDLHTAIRESCLPRFGLLPFQQCPYSAEMLALLDAAALDAVVIHQAPGGTFSHFSSEQMQAASCTLELGKARPFGSNDLQQFADIHQALRAFISAAPLPPRTQRPMRVFRVAQSLIKRSEAFKLYLSNDTANFTELVQGTLLCEQPGEVYRVQHDTEWILFPNPAVALGLRAGMMLIEVPRNTLF from the coding sequence ATGATTGACTTATTAGCCCTGACGTTGGCGGGGGAAGAGCCAGCGTCACCCTGTGGTGAAAACGCCAAATTGCGTTGGCAATGGCTGGGCGAAGGGTTATTCGAAATCTGCCCGCTGCACGGCTATCAACGGGCGGTGGTAATTTCGGCCGGTATCCATGGCAATGAAACGGCACCTATTGAATTACTTAACCAATGTGTGGGTGAGATACTCGCGGGTACCAGGCCGTTGGCGGTACGTTTGCTGGTGGTGCTGGGTAATCCGCCTGCGATGCGTGCTGGTAAACGCTATCTGACCAGTGATATGAACCGCATGTTCGGTGGCCGTTACGCTCAGTTTGAACCTAGTGGGGAAACTGCGCGGGCGCAGCAGTTGGAGCAGGCCATCAGTGCTTTCTTTGCCGGAGAAAGTGCTGCACGCTTTCACTTCGATTTACATACGGCGATCCGCGAATCGTGCTTACCACGCTTTGGCCTATTGCCGTTCCAGCAATGCCCATACAGTGCGGAAATGCTGGCATTGTTGGATGCCGCTGCGTTAGATGCTGTCGTGATCCACCAGGCTCCGGGGGGCACTTTCAGCCATTTTTCCAGTGAACAGATGCAGGCCGCCAGTTGTACGTTGGAACTGGGGAAGGCGCGGCCATTTGGCAGCAACGATTTACAACAATTTGCTGACATCCACCAGGCTCTGCGGGCGTTTATCAGCGCAGCGCCTTTACCACCACGCACACAGCGACCAATGCGGGTATTTCGCGTTGCACAATCACTGATTAAGCGCAGTGAAGCATTCAAACTTTACCTTAGCAATGACACAGCCAACTTTACTGAATTGGTGCAGGGAACGTTATTGTGTGAACAGCCAGGAGAAGTATATCGGGTACAACATGATACTGAGTGGATATTGTTCCCTAATCCCGCGGTCGCTTTAGGATTACGTGCTGGCATGATGTTGATCGAAGTACCTCGTAATACCCTGTTTTGA
- the astB gene encoding N-succinylarginine dihydrolase, protein MLGYEVNFDGLVGLTHHYAGLSFGNEASTQHRHAVSNPQLAAKQGLLKMKALADLGFQQGVLPPQERPHLPMLRKLGFCGSDESVLVQAMRTAPQLLSALSSASAMWTANAATVSPSADSADGKIHFTAANLNNKFHRAIEAETTSAVLQAIFSDRQYFIHHDALPQVALFGDEGAANHNRLGGDYAKRGVQVFVYGRQEFGGKQAPVRYPARQTREASEAIARLHQLDPEHTVFLQQNPEVIDQGVFHNDVIAVSNQQVLFHHQQAFWHQQQGLEQLRRQMAAVETELVAIEVPTARVSVADAVATYLFNSQILTKPAGRMMIVVPEESRQHAGVWQYLTEMVASGGPIDEIKVFDLRESMRNGGGPACLRLRVAMNEPELRAINPRVLMNDTLFATLNQWVDRYYRDRLTQHDLADPQLLREGREALDTLTSILGLGSVYPFQQ, encoded by the coding sequence ATGTTGGGATATGAAGTCAATTTCGATGGGTTGGTCGGTTTAACGCACCACTATGCAGGGCTGTCGTTTGGTAATGAAGCCTCGACACAACACCGCCATGCCGTATCCAATCCGCAGTTGGCGGCTAAGCAGGGCCTGCTGAAAATGAAAGCGCTGGCAGATTTGGGCTTTCAGCAAGGGGTGTTACCGCCGCAGGAACGCCCGCATCTGCCGATGCTGCGTAAGTTGGGGTTCTGTGGTTCTGACGAAAGTGTGCTGGTGCAGGCGATGCGCACTGCGCCGCAGCTGCTTTCGGCTCTCAGTTCAGCGTCTGCTATGTGGACGGCCAATGCGGCAACGGTGTCGCCTTCGGCTGACAGCGCCGATGGTAAAATACACTTCACCGCTGCCAACCTGAATAACAAGTTCCATCGTGCAATTGAGGCGGAAACCACCTCTGCCGTGTTGCAGGCGATCTTTAGCGATCGGCAGTATTTCATCCATCATGATGCGTTGCCGCAGGTGGCTTTATTTGGTGATGAAGGGGCGGCTAATCATAACCGGCTAGGTGGTGATTATGCCAAGCGCGGGGTGCAGGTGTTTGTTTATGGCCGCCAGGAGTTTGGCGGAAAGCAGGCACCTGTGCGCTATCCGGCGCGGCAGACGCGGGAAGCCAGTGAGGCGATTGCCCGTTTGCACCAGTTGGACCCGGAGCATACCGTATTTTTGCAGCAGAACCCGGAAGTGATCGATCAAGGGGTGTTCCATAACGATGTGATTGCGGTCAGCAATCAACAGGTTCTTTTTCATCATCAGCAAGCCTTCTGGCACCAGCAGCAGGGATTGGAACAGCTCCGGCGCCAAATGGCGGCAGTGGAAACTGAACTGGTGGCGATCGAAGTGCCAACCGCGCGCGTCAGCGTTGCGGATGCGGTGGCGACCTACCTGTTTAACAGCCAAATCCTGACCAAACCTGCTGGCCGGATGATGATTGTGGTACCGGAAGAATCTCGTCAGCATGCCGGGGTTTGGCAATACCTGACGGAAATGGTGGCCAGTGGTGGGCCGATTGATGAAATCAAGGTATTCGACCTGCGTGAAAGCATGCGCAACGGCGGCGGTCCTGCCTGCCTGCGGCTACGGGTGGCAATGAATGAGCCAGAGCTGCGGGCAATAAATCCACGGGTGCTGATGAACGATACGCTGTTTGCCACATTGAACCAGTGGGTTGATCGTTACTATCGCGATCGCCTGACGCAGCATGATCTGGCTGACCCGCAGTTGCTGCGTGAAGGGCGTGAGGCGCTGGATACCCTGACCTCCATCCTTGGATTGGGTTCTGTTTACCCGTTCCAGCAATAG